In the Williamwhitmania sp. genome, TTGCTTTAAATCCTTAACCGTAAGGGAGTAGTCGAGCGAAAGCGATCGTCGATTCAGTGCTGCAAAGCCATTCTGTGCCTTCACCATCCGATTGCCCGGTAGCAGCATATCGAAGTGCACAAGCGTGCTACCCTGCTGCTTATTGGTAATAACCTCGTCGTAGCCTACCCCATTGATAATTGGGTCGTAGGCAACATTGGCAGTAAAGCCAACCTGCGGTCGGTAGGTGGCCCTAACCAATGCACTATCGAGGCTGGCTCCTCTCAGGTCGTTCTTCTTTGCATTGAGCAGCGGGCTATTGGCCACCGCCGCGTCGAGATAATAGTCCAATTGCTCCTGCCCTTTTATGCTGGCTATGAGGCATAAAGAGAGGGAGGCAACTAGAAAAAATGTCTTCAGCATATCAATGAAAAAAAAGAAGAAAGGTAAGCCCTTTCTTCCAAAATTAAAAGACGATTAACTAATCCTCAGCACTGGCAGCTTCAACCTTCAGTATCTCGCCCTGAGGGTTAAACACCACCTCCTTAACACCTTCCGCTGTTTTTATCTCCAACTCATAGGTCAAACTGCTATTGCTCTTTGTCACCTTTTCGCACTCTTTAACAGTCATCTTTGCAAATTTTGCTTCAAGGGTCGCTTTTACCTCCTGCGGTAGCACATCCACCGCGATCTCCTCCTCCGTTTCCATCCAAGTTCCATCGAGACTGAAAAGCGCAGATACCGTCTTGCCATCGAGCACAAACTCAGCCTCAAGAGTTT is a window encoding:
- a CDS encoding PepSY-like domain-containing protein: MRRIMLFMAASLLMAAQACSVNVPKDVKDAFAKKFPTVKWEKWSKENDKTLEAEFVLDGKTVSALFSLDGTWMETEEEIAVDVLPQEVKATLEAKFAKMTVKECEKVTKSNSSLTYELEIKTAEGVKEVVFNPQGEILKVEAASAED